In Actinoplanes sp. NBC_00393, a single genomic region encodes these proteins:
- the yidD gene encoding membrane protein insertion efficiency factor YidD: MSVWKRKRKRKKKRDWCDVPACDCDIPGCDCFSLSMMLRFTAMLARTPGSGRAERAVTGAIRGYRRVSPHLPTRCRYTPTCSAYALDAIERHGLRTGLRLAAARIARCRPGVPFGTGDPVP, encoded by the coding sequence ATGAGCGTCTGGAAGCGGAAACGGAAGCGGAAGAAGAAACGGGACTGGTGCGACGTACCGGCCTGTGACTGCGACATCCCGGGATGCGACTGTTTCTCACTGAGCATGATGCTCCGGTTCACGGCGATGCTGGCGCGTACCCCCGGAAGTGGCCGGGCCGAACGGGCCGTGACCGGGGCGATCCGGGGCTACCGCCGGGTCTCCCCGCACCTGCCCACGCGCTGTCGCTACACGCCGACCTGCAGCGCGTACGCGCTGGACGCGATCGAGCGGCACGGGCTGCGGACCGGGCTGCGGCTGGCCGCGGCCCGGATCGCCCGATGCCGCCCGGGTGTCCCGTTCGGTACCGGGGATCCCGTTCCCTGA
- a CDS encoding transporter substrate-binding domain-containing protein, with protein sequence MGDRDTGDDEVVWPAQGPPDPSRPPTDERSRRWPRQWNGELGWLRRRPPEPEPVTVEEIASRDIAEQDAIEEVISEIEHRTILDGEYRYKAWRLAGLGALLVLTLAVTLGRVLVGGPPSVAELRAQAGVDEWTELAVGVKDDQYGVAYYDAASKSWSGFDIDIAYMIAEDLGFRRDDVRFYGLESEDRARMQATDPATGQRVPVQLVIASYSVTAEREAAGVRFSTPYLYTEQSVVTVKDEPISALEDLAFQRVCTLSTSTSSSALDRADAIVIRKNRVRECFAELDKGTVDAVSTDAAILAGYKYKFPDKYHHWDLGLEKTERWGVNVGENPALKTLVDLTLYQSYTDPEDARWEEAWLDNFQVEIDANDETPIAVAQQPRAERPAVRQLPWETLLG encoded by the coding sequence ATGGGCGACAGGGACACGGGAGACGACGAGGTGGTCTGGCCCGCGCAGGGACCGCCGGACCCGTCGCGCCCACCCACGGACGAGCGCAGCCGGCGCTGGCCGCGGCAGTGGAACGGTGAACTCGGCTGGCTGCGCCGCCGCCCGCCGGAACCCGAGCCGGTCACGGTCGAGGAGATCGCCTCCCGCGACATCGCCGAGCAGGACGCGATCGAGGAGGTCATCTCCGAGATCGAGCACCGGACGATCCTCGACGGGGAGTACCGGTACAAGGCCTGGCGGCTCGCCGGGCTGGGGGCGCTGCTGGTGCTCACCCTCGCGGTGACGCTGGGCCGGGTGCTGGTGGGCGGGCCGCCGTCCGTCGCTGAGCTGCGCGCCCAGGCCGGGGTGGACGAGTGGACCGAGCTGGCCGTCGGTGTGAAGGACGACCAGTACGGGGTGGCCTACTACGACGCCGCCTCGAAGAGCTGGTCCGGTTTCGACATCGACATCGCGTACATGATCGCTGAGGATCTCGGGTTCCGCCGCGACGACGTGCGCTTCTACGGCCTGGAGAGCGAGGACCGGGCCCGGATGCAGGCCACCGACCCGGCCACCGGCCAGCGGGTGCCGGTGCAACTGGTGATAGCCAGTTACAGCGTCACCGCGGAACGCGAGGCCGCCGGCGTCCGGTTCTCCACGCCGTACCTCTACACCGAGCAGTCGGTGGTGACGGTGAAGGACGAGCCGATCTCCGCCCTCGAGGACCTGGCCTTCCAACGGGTCTGCACGCTCTCCACCTCGACCAGCAGTTCGGCGCTGGACCGGGCGGACGCCATAGTGATCCGCAAGAACCGGGTCCGGGAGTGCTTCGCCGAGCTGGACAAGGGCACCGTCGACGCGGTGAGCACCGACGCCGCGATCCTGGCCGGGTACAAGTACAAGTTCCCGGACAAGTACCACCACTGGGACCTGGGCCTGGAGAAGACCGAGCGGTGGGGCGTCAACGTCGGGGAGAACCCGGCGCTGAAGACGCTCGTCGACCTCACCCTCTACCAGTCCTACACCGATCCCGAGGACGCACGGTGGGAGGAGGCGTGGCTGGACAACTTCCAGGTGGAGATCGACGCCAACGACGAGACCCCGATAGCGGTCGCTCAACAGCCCCGCGCCGAGCGGCCCGCCGTGCGTCAGTTGCCTTGGGAGACTCTGCTGGGATGA
- the treZ gene encoding malto-oligosyltrehalose trehalohydrolase yields MTIFEVWAPEKPVKLRLGDRDYEMESGANGWWRLDVPSDPGADYGFLLPDRDDPLPDPRSPWQPQGVHGPSRVYDHSAFNWTDQAWTGRQLPGSVLYELHIGTFTPEGTFDAAIEKLDHLVDLGVDLVELLPVNAFNGTYNWGYDGVCWFAPHEAYGGPDGLKRFVDAAHHKGLGVVLDVVYNHFGPSGAYAPMFAPYLSTGSNTWGSSLNLDGPDSEGVRRYIVDSVLMWLRDYHVDGLRLDAVHALHDEGAVHLLEQMAVEVESLSTHLRRPLSLIAESDLNDPRLITPREAGGYGLHAQWDDDIHHALHATLTGERQGYYGDFGSLDCLRTVLEGAFFHAGTWSSFRGRRHGRPVDRQRVPGHRFVAFLQNHDQIGNRAIGDRLTATLSPGLLKVAATLLLTSPFTPMLFMGEEWAATSPWQYFTSHPEPDLASAVQNGRRREFARHGWAEGDVPDPQDPATFERSKLDWSELAKPDHSAMLEFYRQLIALRRSVPDLADPWLAEVEVWHGDQHVVIRRGSHVVAANLAGTPQTVSIRALPRSVLLATAPGVVVERDRLVLPPETAAVVSVR; encoded by the coding sequence ATGACGATCTTCGAGGTATGGGCGCCGGAGAAGCCGGTGAAGCTGCGTCTGGGTGACCGTGACTACGAGATGGAGTCCGGTGCGAACGGCTGGTGGCGTCTCGACGTCCCCTCCGACCCGGGCGCCGACTACGGTTTCCTCCTTCCGGACCGGGACGATCCGTTGCCCGACCCGCGGTCGCCCTGGCAGCCGCAGGGTGTGCACGGCCCCAGCCGGGTCTACGACCACTCCGCTTTCAACTGGACCGATCAGGCCTGGACCGGCCGGCAGTTGCCCGGCTCGGTGCTGTACGAGTTGCACATCGGCACCTTCACGCCGGAGGGCACCTTCGACGCCGCGATCGAGAAGCTGGACCACCTGGTCGACCTCGGCGTCGACCTGGTCGAGCTGCTGCCGGTCAACGCGTTCAACGGCACCTACAACTGGGGTTACGACGGGGTCTGCTGGTTCGCCCCGCACGAGGCGTACGGCGGGCCCGACGGGCTGAAGCGGTTCGTCGACGCCGCCCACCACAAGGGCCTCGGCGTGGTGCTCGACGTGGTCTACAACCACTTCGGCCCCTCCGGCGCGTATGCGCCGATGTTCGCGCCCTACCTGAGCACCGGCAGCAACACCTGGGGCAGCTCGCTCAACCTGGACGGGCCGGATTCCGAGGGCGTCCGCCGCTACATCGTCGACAGCGTGCTGATGTGGCTGCGCGACTACCACGTCGACGGCCTGCGGCTGGACGCCGTGCACGCGCTGCACGACGAGGGCGCGGTGCACCTGCTGGAGCAGATGGCGGTCGAGGTCGAGTCGCTCTCCACCCACCTGCGGCGGCCGCTCTCGCTGATCGCCGAGTCCGACCTCAACGATCCCCGTCTGATCACCCCGCGCGAGGCCGGGGGATACGGCCTGCACGCGCAGTGGGACGACGACATCCACCACGCCCTGCACGCCACCCTCACCGGCGAGCGGCAGGGCTACTACGGGGACTTCGGGTCGCTGGACTGCCTACGGACCGTGCTGGAAGGCGCCTTCTTCCACGCCGGCACCTGGTCCAGCTTCCGTGGCCGGCGGCACGGCCGCCCGGTGGACCGGCAGCGCGTGCCCGGGCACCGCTTCGTCGCCTTCCTGCAGAACCATGACCAGATCGGCAACCGGGCGATCGGTGACCGGCTCACCGCCACCCTCTCGCCCGGTCTGCTCAAGGTCGCCGCGACCCTGCTGCTCACCTCGCCGTTCACGCCGATGCTGTTCATGGGGGAGGAGTGGGCGGCGACCAGCCCCTGGCAGTACTTCACCAGCCACCCCGAACCGGACCTCGCCTCCGCCGTGCAGAACGGGCGGCGGCGCGAGTTCGCCCGGCACGGTTGGGCCGAGGGCGACGTGCCCGACCCGCAGGACCCGGCCACGTTCGAGCGGTCCAAGCTCGACTGGTCCGAGCTGGCCAAGCCGGACCACTCCGCGATGTTGGAGTTCTACCGGCAGTTGATCGCGTTGCGCCGCAGCGTTCCGGACCTGGCCGACCCGTGGCTCGCCGAGGTCGAGGTCTGGCACGGCGACCAGCACGTGGTGATCCGCCGCGGTTCGCACGTGGTCGCGGCGAACCTGGCCGGGACACCGCAGACGGTCAGCATCCGGGCGCTGCCCCGGTCGGTGCTGCTCGCCACCGCGCCCGGCGTGGTCGTGGAACGGGATCGGCTGGTGCTGCCGCCGGAGACGGCTGCGGTGGTATCGGTCCGCTGA
- the treY gene encoding malto-oligosyltrehalose synthase → MHPSSTYRVQIRPEFPLQATAEIADYLADLGVSHLYSAPLLTAAPGSEHGYDVVDHSQVNPALGGSEGLRSLSRALQAADLGLVVDIVPNHAGVAVPDANPAWWDVLKNGQKSEKSAWFDIDWSRGRLLLPVLADDPDALDELRVEDGELRYYDKRFPIADGTGEGTAREIHDRQHYELVNWTRGDKELNYRRFFAIVDLAGLRVEDPEVFDATHAEILRWYREGIAQGIRVDHPDGLRDPGGYFARLREAAPDAWLVVEKILEPGERLPAWPVAGTTGYDAMAQVNGVFVDSGTEAFFDTLDHHLTGGVTSWQDLVHECKYAAATELLAAELARLARLVPEIEDAPRALAELAACFPVYRSYLPFGSRHLAAARAEAGRRRPQLISALDQLTARLRLPGDELAIRFQQFTGAVMAKGVEDTAFYRWTRFVARNEVGNDPAKFGVTTDEFHETAEERQLDWPESMTSLATHDTKRGEDLRARLAVLSEVPGDWTEVVRRWVRFAPLPDPALAHLIWQVAVGAWPISRKRLQAYAVKAAREAGSGTTWQRPDESFETALKQMVDKIYDDPALHREVSDFAASITPPGWSNSLGQKLVQLTMPGVPDVYQGTELWDHSLVDPDNRRPVDFAARRELLGRLDDGWLPPVDESGAAKLLVTSRVLRLRRQRPELFSGYRPVFADGRVGEHVLAFDRGGVVAVATRLPVGLSRHGGWHDTTLSLDGHSWTEVFTNTSYGGNRLSVAELLHTYPVALLVKE, encoded by the coding sequence ATGCACCCCAGCAGTACCTATCGAGTCCAGATCCGTCCCGAGTTTCCGCTGCAGGCCACCGCAGAGATAGCCGATTATCTGGCTGATCTCGGGGTGAGCCACCTCTACTCCGCGCCGCTGCTCACCGCGGCGCCAGGGTCCGAACACGGCTACGACGTGGTGGATCATTCGCAGGTGAACCCGGCGCTGGGCGGGTCCGAGGGACTGCGCTCGCTGAGCCGGGCACTGCAGGCCGCGGATCTGGGGCTGGTGGTCGACATCGTCCCGAACCACGCCGGGGTGGCGGTGCCGGACGCGAACCCGGCGTGGTGGGACGTCCTGAAAAACGGCCAGAAATCAGAGAAATCGGCTTGGTTCGACATCGACTGGTCGCGCGGCCGGCTGTTGCTGCCGGTGCTCGCCGACGACCCGGACGCCCTGGACGAGCTGCGGGTCGAGGACGGCGAACTCCGCTACTACGACAAGCGTTTCCCGATCGCCGACGGAACCGGCGAGGGCACCGCGCGGGAGATCCACGACCGGCAGCACTACGAGCTGGTCAACTGGACCCGCGGCGACAAGGAGCTGAACTACCGCCGGTTCTTCGCGATCGTCGACCTGGCCGGTCTGCGGGTCGAGGACCCCGAGGTCTTCGACGCCACCCACGCCGAGATCCTGCGCTGGTACCGCGAGGGCATCGCACAGGGCATCCGGGTCGATCACCCGGACGGGCTGCGCGACCCCGGCGGCTACTTCGCCCGGCTCCGCGAGGCCGCCCCGGACGCCTGGCTGGTGGTGGAGAAGATCCTCGAGCCGGGCGAGCGGCTGCCGGCCTGGCCGGTCGCCGGCACCACCGGTTACGACGCGATGGCCCAGGTCAACGGCGTCTTCGTGGACTCCGGCACGGAAGCCTTCTTCGACACCCTCGACCACCACCTGACCGGCGGCGTCACCTCCTGGCAGGACCTGGTCCACGAGTGCAAGTACGCGGCGGCGACCGAGCTGCTCGCCGCCGAACTCGCCCGCCTGGCCCGGCTGGTGCCGGAGATCGAGGACGCGCCCCGCGCGCTCGCCGAGCTGGCCGCCTGCTTCCCGGTCTACCGCTCCTACCTGCCGTTCGGCTCCCGTCATCTGGCCGCGGCCCGCGCCGAGGCCGGGCGCCGCCGTCCGCAACTGATCAGCGCGCTGGACCAGCTCACCGCCCGGCTGCGCCTGCCCGGCGACGAGCTGGCGATCCGGTTCCAGCAGTTCACCGGTGCGGTGATGGCCAAGGGCGTGGAGGACACCGCGTTCTACCGCTGGACCCGGTTCGTCGCCCGCAACGAGGTCGGCAACGACCCGGCGAAGTTCGGCGTCACCACGGACGAGTTCCACGAGACGGCCGAGGAGCGCCAGCTCGACTGGCCGGAATCGATGACCTCGCTGGCCACCCACGACACCAAACGCGGCGAGGACCTGCGGGCCCGGCTCGCGGTGCTCTCCGAGGTGCCGGGCGACTGGACCGAGGTGGTGCGCCGGTGGGTCCGGTTCGCTCCACTCCCGGATCCGGCTCTGGCCCATCTGATCTGGCAGGTCGCGGTGGGCGCGTGGCCGATCTCCCGGAAGCGACTGCAGGCGTACGCGGTGAAGGCCGCCCGTGAAGCCGGGAGCGGTACGACGTGGCAGCGCCCGGACGAGTCGTTCGAGACGGCGCTGAAGCAGATGGTCGACAAGATCTACGACGACCCGGCCCTGCATCGTGAGGTGTCCGATTTCGCCGCCTCGATCACCCCGCCCGGCTGGTCGAACTCGCTCGGCCAGAAGCTGGTGCAGCTCACCATGCCCGGCGTACCCGACGTCTACCAGGGCACCGAACTGTGGGACCACTCGCTGGTCGACCCGGACAACCGCCGCCCGGTCGACTTCGCCGCCCGCCGCGAGCTGCTGGGCCGGCTCGACGACGGCTGGCTGCCGCCGGTGGACGAGAGCGGGGCGGCGAAGTTGCTGGTGACCAGCCGGGTGCTGCGCCTGCGCCGGCAACGGCCGGAACTGTTCAGCGGATACCGCCCGGTCTTCGCCGACGGGCGGGTCGGTGAGCACGTGCTCGCCTTCGACCGCGGCGGCGTGGTGGCGGTCGCCACCCGGCTGCCGGTGGGATTGTCACGCCACGGCGGCTGGCACGACACCACGCTGTCACTGGACGGACATAGTTGGACGGAAGTGTTCACGAATACCAGCTACGGTGGCAATCGTCTGTCGGTGGCCGAGCTGCTGCACACCTATCCCGTCGCTCTCCTGGTGAAAGAATGA